The Branchiostoma lanceolatum isolate klBraLanc5 chromosome 17, klBraLanc5.hap2, whole genome shotgun sequence genome contains the following window.
cgtcctgtcaagtaaaaactgacagcccagctgaTAAGCTGTGGACTGGggctatgcatagaaaaaaaaaaaaccatagTCCTACCATGGCCTGCAGTGCACTGGTCCTGACCCTGGGGTCCTGGTCATGTGACGCATCAGCCAGGATCCTCTCCACCGCCAGGTCTCCCTTCCCAGCAACCCCTGCTGTACCCAGGCAGCCAATCAGCTCCAGGCATTTAGAGCGGACTAAATGGTACGTGTCTGTCAGGAACTATGGGAAGGGAGGTGGATGGACAAACACAATGAGCACATTATGGAGGGTAACTTAACTATACTTTCCTATTCATAAATGGAAATAGGCACTTGATGGCATAATCTTAAGGTTATAGATGAAACTGAAAAATGTTTCAAGCAAACTATGACAAGTGGAATATTCCATGACAGAACAGCTCTTTCCTATTGTCTTTGTAGTTTtactgcatgtttttctgtgatAAATTGATTAATACAGTACTGCGTATACGTTAAAAAAAACCTCATTCTTaaaacttttttaaaatcaatgtatAATGCAcaatgtccccccccccccaaaaaaaaaaatctggagTTCAAAGGACTAagcaggtaggtaggtacatgtgcaataagaaaatatgtaaaataaGGCAAAACTATACAGAATTCTGTCAGAGAAGGAATCCTGTGATGCATGGCATATAATCAAAACAGCACACGTACCTGTTGTGCTATAGCGACCAGTTTCCTGTGCAGGTCCTGGTGGAGGGGAAGGCCACGCCCGATCTGCAGCAGGGAGTCAAGCAGCTGGGCTCGCACCTGGTGGGAGTCTGTAGGAAGGAATATATGTAGTAACTTTGGTGCTCCTTCACAAAAATTACCTTTACTTTGCAagaaaacaattactcaagcaactggactgATTTTGGAAATAGTCAGACATTtaaggtagcatccactaccatTTATCAGTAACTGAAACAACCCTAACAGATCACATTTGGGATTGTTTATATCTTTGATAGTAATTATGAAGTGTAGAAAATTATCAATCTGATACATGTTTCCAGAATATGGAATTTAGAAATAAGATTGGACTGTAACTGACAATATTGCCTTTCTCAGTTTCTGTGATAAACTCAAGTACAGACTTGTCTTCACTTGAGTTTGAAAGATTATAAAGTAAGAGACATGATTTTATCTAACCTTCAGCCTGTAAGAGTGATGTCAGATCATCCACCAGTGCAGCCGCTGCGAACCCCGGTGTGTGGGCGAGTCTCCCTAACAGCTGGGCAATCTTACTGCGCACATACGACTCCTTCTCCTACAAACAAAAAGTTATTGCTTATTATCAGAAAAACATCAACAAGGTCTTGTCAAATTATCAAAATTCAGTGTTCTATATAAAGTTtccgaaaaaaaatcagttaactGCCTGAAGGCTGCGTAAGACCAGGGTGATAATGATATTCaattgataagtgtgatgggtcgCTCACTGGACATGCACActaaagggtcgcagtcctaagaatgggacgttaagccgtggtccactgttcattgtgcttgttgaaaagagctggGGAATattttccctggtacaatgaacctgtaaatactgctgcgtaaatactgtacatatacagcATCTGTGTGTGGTTGtgctaatggaagaccggactgagtggagcagaaggactcattgtctcccgagatgacatcattgatgtcctcgttcaaggttcaaggtgtGTGGTTGTACCTCACCTTGTACCAGAACTCCAGCAGGTGTCTGACTGCACCTTCCACAGCACCAGACTCATCAGGCAGGTTATTAGAGAACTTCAACAGCAGCTGGACAGCAGCCTGGGGGGTCTTGGCTGTGCTGAGGTCTAAGACTTCTTCCGGAGATGGCTTCCTTGCAAGCTTGAGCTTCTTTGGAGGTTTCACCTCCTccttcaggtgaaaaatatgaaataatatttCTTGTGCTATGATAATGACACATATTCAAATACATAGATTTTTCTGAAACATAAAAGTAACTCTAGACAAAAATTGTCACTAAATACCACTGCAAAACGGAGTTAgaaaatacaaacaacacagTTCTTTCAAAAAGTCAAAAATgttttttgcccccctccccacctcctACAGAAACGGCGCACTCAGATTCAAACCAGGCCGCAATAGACTATACCTTTGGAGCATGATTATCTTGACATTGTACATGCCATGTTGTTGAATATATAAATCAAAGACCGCAAGGGAAATACCTGAATAACGTGGCTGAATTCTTCGTAGGCTCTTTTTTTCAGATGTGCCGCCATCTTGCCTTCCCAGAGTGCACCTCGTGGGACACCTGATATCCCATAGTGCATCCCGcgggacaagatggcggccggcgGCAAGTTTGGTTTCCAGCTTCTTTCTCGAACCTTCGGCTTCATGGAAGACCGAGAGATCAAAGATCTGTTCATGAAATGGTACGAACGTTTAGGCACAAGGAAAGGccaaaaaatgttatgttctgTGTTTGCCTGTCGGTCGTAGCttgcatttgttgttgttgcttgcccctccccctcccctggGAAACCTGTTGTGGTCTcggttttggtttgtttgtcgTCGATATTTGCATGAACGTAACTCAGAAATCTACTGAATACCTTTCCATGACCAATATTCTGTACGTGTTTCCATATTATGATGATTATAAATCCCTATTGTTATCGATGTCTTGCAACAATAACACTGCGTCTTGTTAGTTGCAATTTCCATATTGACTCGCAGTGACCATAGCAACGGTATTCCGTTACCGTAGTAACTTTATGCCTATGTTCCTGAACCCCGGGATCTCCTATGATTTCTTTCTACATAGTAATTATAATAATCTGCATTTCTAAGAACACAACAATTGAACTCCAGTGCTCTGCTGTATTTCTTCCCCAGGGGTCTGCAGGGGTTCCTATCTGTACAGACCTACATGTTTGAGAAACAGTTCCAGGCCTATCAGAAGGACGACTTTGTGTTGGTGAGTTGGAATATACAAATATTGTTGtcgcgtcgtgtggcgtaatggatagaacatccgactgtcaaacaactTAACAcaaacttaacacaaattccctcacttcactcaggtgtaaatgagtacctagctcttctagagttggggacgtccctcggataggacgttaaatggaggtcccgtgtttggggagagccacacctcgcgcacgttaaagaacccaccacatcttacgaaaaagagtaggggcatgccccggtgtgcgatggtccaaaaccttacaaCCTGGattgacccgatacatgtcaatAATTGCCGGTTTGTCGGCAGATGgatatacgtggtcaggaagaagaAATATAAATATAGATACTTATATAGAACAATGCATTTGTACATAATCAAAATATAGGGTAGATTTAATAATTAGACTTGTAGTATTGTTGCCATACAAATtatgtaccatgtacgattgtcaaGCAATCATTTGAAAACACAGgcatttcaaaatttaatgtTGTGACTTTTAGATATTGATGATGTTTAAAGGAAATTCTACCCTTTTATATTTTTGTAAGAAATACACCATCCATTTTATCCATTCATTCAGACAAATTGACATTAAAACTGTTTCACAAGAAATCCAGGTATAATCAACCTTGCCTGTCCACTGTTGTCTTGTCTTTGATATGCTtaatttatatgtacatgttgtgatGTATGTACTGTTTTGACTCATACTATACTCTATGTGTTTTTACTATATAGGATTTCTTAAGAGATCCCAAAGTCACCAGTACTCTGCTCATGCCCTCCAAAAGGGGAGGGCTTTCTGCTGTAGGTGGGTAATTctgtcttttgttttgaaaattaatTCTTCTGGCACAATAGAAATTTGGTACTGTTGCCTGTAGTCATCATTATGTTTGTCCATTATATTAGAACCTAATACTGTAGTATTTAAATGATACCAGTGTTAGTGTAAGGGATTGTGAATTCAAGCCCTGTATGCACATTTGTGCACGTATACATGTGTAGAACAAGCTACTTTTGCATAGTATAGAAACTTTAATGTTGCTGTGTTTGTACCGTTTAGGTCTTAGTGCATGATCCAACAAGGGTGCTTATTTTCTGTCCTTGAACAGGGAGTGAGGCAGCAAGTGTAACAGCCAAGGCTGTTCCATGCTCCATCCTCTCCATGGATTTCTTTGACCGTCTCCGTGCCGACGGCCTGGTCCATGAGGATGGCAGGATCTGTGGCTGCTTCGATGAATACGTTGAGGGTTTCACAATCTCAGACGAGATTAGAAAGGTTGTAAAGACAAGGATTTCATTAGCACAATGTAACATTTTCAGTTTGAAAATCACATATGGCCTCTatcggtcaatattgaccatggacAATcataattcacatcagccctacagcattggCTGTGGTTTAACATTCCTATTTGAGattggcagtctctgccacataagaCACATCTGGAAGCTGACTCAGGTCTGTTGCAATGTTCTTTAAGTTTGAAAAAGTAAGAacttatatatatttttgattacGTCAAATAAGTTAAGAAATTAGTTCCTTGTAACATCTGTATCATTGTTATGTTGTAAATGTAACTTTTGTATTCATGTTTTTCATCTGTTTATCAATTTCAGTTGAAGAATGTTAAAAGAAATCATCGGACTGTCATTGATAACAGCTTATTGTGAACATACATATGCTTGCCACAATATTATGCATACTTATCTTTATCAAATGGACAAAAGGTTAGTATTGTCATGAAGAACAAAAGAACAATCAAGTCTATAAGTAATAATGTCTTAGTAACTTTCCTGCTATTTCAATTctaaatgtattgttttcccATCCTCCTTAGATGCTGTTGATGGAGGAGTCTGACCATTACGACCTGTACAGTGATGTGGAAAAGGAGGAGTTTCTGTTCCTGCTGTTCCGCCATGTTGTGCTAGGGGGCGGTTGTTGTCAGTACGAGGACAGTGTTGATCCATATTTGACCACTGTGAAAACAATCTACAAGCAGCTTCTCAGGTCAGTtacctttgaactttgaaccttcCATACATGCAATGAAACAAGAGTTAGGTCAGCAACTTGTGTGAAATTGAACTTCACTATATAAAAATTTGCAGTTTATGAGTCACTACAAATAATTgcttcaattttgttttgtacaGTGTGCAAAAGGACCCCACAACCAAGGCATTACAAGTCATCTCCAATGTCTTCAGAGTTACAGCcctggtaagtacatgtataagcattGTCTAAACTACCTCTGAGTCAGTACTTTATTACAGGTTTTGCAATGGTCAATGGGCACTGCCATGTGGGTTTGTGTCAGCCATCATGGAATGATTTGGCTCCATTGTGTATTATAATCCTGTTCTATCCAAGGATTCATTAGAGAACAGTAGTTGTCCAATCTTTATCATTATGTTGTTCTTTGTGTATAGTGCCTTGTCGTCATAATGTTTTGATATGTCCAAAATTGTTAAGTCTAGTTATGCACCTTTTAACCCACTCAGTCTTCAAACTGACAAAAAACAGCCTCCTAGTAGGACAAGGCGGAactgcaggaaaaaaaaacacaacaccaATCTTGTCCTGTGATAGAGGAGGTGCTATGAGCACATTAGTATACAACAGCCtgattactcagatgggtacctaccggctgtacttcagatgaatattatatgatatataacaaAAGTCATGACACCATACTTTTATGACTTTTGATACAGGATGAGAAGGGGAACACATACTACCCCAGTGAGGAGCCAGACCATCCCCAGAACTTCTGCTATCTCCTGGTGGATCCTCTGAAGAGACATGTGACAGTTTTCTCTCATGTGTATGGTGGATCTCCCTTTTAATGCAGTCAAATTGGTCACTGCACCCAAGGAGTTAAAATCTCCTTGCTGCATCCCAATGTAAATGTGTTCAAGTCAAGATTAGACAAAAACATGGAGTTACACCCAGTAGTATACCACTACAAGGCACTGGACCACTAAGAGGAAAATGGttactgaggacaggtggttgacTATGTATACGTGGACggaactgttttaatgtggcttgtgaatGGACGTAGTTGtctgaccaggtttgactgtacttgtaaaTTATGGTgaaaatattgatgatgatcTATTCACTACTTATGCTGCAAACAGCATCTGAGcaaaatgcatgttgttttaTGAGCCTAGGTGACATGTTGTGCTGTATAATGATAGCAAATAATAAGATGTACTTTAATTTTGGCTTTTGTATGTACATATACtacatgtttgttgtttgttggaTCTTATTTAGCTGTTTTGAAGTTGTACATATCATTTAACACtcatttgattatttttttctgtgcttgGTATGTGTATTTTGATGTTGGGAAATGTCATTACAAAATAGATAGAAAAAcatatgtttttttctatatcCGCAAATAATATCAACGCACCAGGGAATAAAGAGATGTTGTTATTCACCCAAATGCTCTGCTGAAAGATTAATCCATTTGATTCCTCATTACACACAACACTTGTACACACTGGTGTGATAGTCATGGCTTTGTAGACACCCTTATAATCTTAATTGAAAAGGACCAATCAGAGCGTCTCCCTCCGATGTGACCTCCGTAGCGTCTTGTTGTCGGGACACGACTTCCGACGGTTCAGCACGGTCGGTGACATCGCTTCTTCATCTTCAGAAATACTATTGAGCGACTGACGGGGGCTCAGACTGCTCTGACCTGTGTGATAAAGATGAAAATGTCCAATAATTACCAATCAACTCAATTACGAAAAACAGAGTTCTTAAAGTCAAAAGAATATACGCCATTTCAGAGTTCCTAGTGCACATGTGCCGTTGAGATGCATTTTGGTCTGGGTAAAAGTTTATGGCCTCTGGCCATCCTTTGATTATAGCCAGGGGCCTAATAAACTTTGACTAGGAACTCTGTGTGTAATAGCAACAAGCTATGATGACTAGGAATTGTGaaatggcatacatgtacaactgattCAGGTATCAGATAATTACAACCAAGTAAGAGTTTTCGTTGTACTGACTGGGAGTGATTTTTGCATTCTGTCCGGAAGTTGTGATCACGGGGGTGACACCTGCACGTCTTGTCGGCTCCCTCTGGCGGCCTTCCAGGTACTGCAGCTTCTTTTCCTGTCGGTCGACTCTTTCCTCTAGAGAACGCACCTTGCAGAAAAGGTGATCTTTTTAGGTTTGATGGTTTTCAGACTTCTGTACTTTTATGCAAGACAAATGTTTAATTCTCAAAACCGATGAAGTAACGATCAATGTCTTACCATGTTGTCAGCTGCAGTCCTTTCGTGCTCGGTTAGCTGCAGTTTCCTCTCCAGCCGCGAGATGGCTCTTCCCTTGCCGTTCAGGTCAGTCTCCTTCCGTTTTATCTCAGCCTCCGCCCTGCTCAGATCTTCTCGGGTTCGCTGCAGGTCCAGTTCACACTGGGATGACAAACATAGGTGGTTATGTAACAATTCGAAGAACACAAGCTAAGTAATAcagaatgtgtgtttgtgtgtgtgtcacgttGCATATATGCCAATGTGTGTGCTGATGTGTATATGGCAATGTGTGTgagcgtatgtatgtgtgagtgtgtgtgtgtgtgtgcatgtttatgtatatgtgtgtgtgtgtgtgtgaaggtgtgtgtgtgtacatatatgtggtatgtatgtaatgatgtgtgtgtgtgtgtgtgtgtgtgtgtgagcatgtgtatgtttgtgcgtgtttgtttgtgtatatgcGAACGTTTGATCATAGGGCAACCTTACGACCAAAATGAACTCTGAGATAGAGGCATCTCACCTGCACCTTTTCCCGCATGAGTTTACTGTCCGAGTTTTTATCCAGCTCCTCCTCCAGGTGCTGCACCTGTTGCTGATGCCTCTCTACCTTCTTCtgcaggtcactgacctccttctGTAAACCCTTCATCGTTTTCTCATGATGACCCTTCACCTTAACGGACTCACGTGACTGTCCGTCCGACTTCTCCCGCCAGTACTTCACGTCATCTTTCGCCCTTTTCAGATTTTCCTCCAGTTCTGCCATTTTGCGTCTCACTTCAAAATTCTTTGACGCCGAAACATCTTTTCCTTTCCAACGGACACTTTCAATTTTTCCCATCTCTTCCTTCATCCGATGGCTTTCCGTGATGTACCTGTCTCTTTCCTCTTTCACCCTGGTGAGCTCCGTGTAGATTTCTATCTGTGAATCGTGAAGTTCGTTATACTTTGAGATATAGCTGTTCCTCTCTTCAACCATCCTGTCGCTGTAGCTCGTTGCcttttgtagtttttctttGAGAGATGCGATTTCTCTCTGCAAATGCATGTCACTTTCCTGAATAGTCTTCATTTGTGCTTCTTTCTCCAAACATCGGGAACAGGGCGTGTCTGCGTTGCCTTGACAACGGGGGGTCGCAGACTGCTGGATGTTTGCACTGCACAACTGCTTTGGTAACCGGATGTGGAGGTTGTTTCCTTCTGGTGTCCACCGGACCCATGGGTCAGTGCTGGGGTTTGGATCCGGACCTGCTATTGCCTGGAGATATAGTAAAAAAAAGATGGTGTTAGAGGTAGTGATCactggtttccatagtgacagagaatcctgaACCCCCATTGGACTAATTTCCATGGTACTTCTCCGTTTTTAAATCGGTCTCCCTGGGTTAGAGGAAAACGACTACACACTCTGCTTTTATAAAGTCCTGGACAATGAAATTGTGTTACGCAGACTACTATTACTGCACGAGACTTGTACGTATTTGTTCCAGGAAAAGCTTTTAAAATTAGCTGGTATCCTACCGGTTGCTCTGTAGGTGGGAGGTCCAACTCTGTGTCGGACCTTGCCAAAGTTTTTTCATCAGGATATTCCACTGGTAGCTGGTTGGAATCTTCTGTGTAGCAGACGATGCGATGTGATATAGAAAACAAAGTATGTCATGATTTACACAAACGCACCAGctagctagcctctaccaggctccgcgggatggttGGATGGCAGACTATGGATGGcagactgtcctctctccgtagcgaactcccttggcacactattcactctattacgaccaatttctactatttttccaaccatcccgcggagcctggtagaagctacCAGCTAGCTTCAAGAGATCAGAAGCATGAAAATGCACCAAAAGTGTTCAAAATCGCCACCAAAAAGTTTCTAGTAAGTTGTAATTTGAAAGTTAAATCGTCCCTACCTTCGCTGTGCTCGGCACCAAACCCAGTCCGTTCTACACTGGCGGGGTGGCCCAGGTAGATGTTGGAGCCCGGCCCGGCGTGGATTACTGTGTTGTGCGCGCCTGACACCTCCGACGTGCTGCTGGTTTGCGTGGCATCGACTTGACGGGGAGCTGAAGCACAATTTTTTTCTCCGTATATTCTTTCTTTACTTCTTATTCTGCTGGTCTATTTTATCTCTAGATGTACGTTTTAGGTATGGTACATGTAAAAAAGTATCGCCCCTACAACGAAGGTTCCCTTGCTGATTTGTTTAATGTTCCTGGTTTCAAGTTCAAGACACTGGAAATCAACACTTACTCTGCAACTGTGGAGTCGTGGGTTCGATCCCCAACTCAGACACCTCCGACGATTGCAAGCTGCTGGATGCCGTATCATCTTTATGAGCACATCTGCTATCAGggtctggaaaaaaatcagaaaacacTCTCGAGATTGATacatatgttgatgaaggcatgcagcttttgtttgtttgaacctttgtttattaaGGAGAAGCTCAAACCGGTCTGCAGGCCGCctttcattgaggtcacgagGAAGGActtaagggtcagacaaaatgtaGCAGCGGATACGGATTACATGATTCAAGTCCTAAAGCTGAAAGTGGCTAAATCACCTTCTGtgaaagtgacccgggcgtcttgaaaagacgcaaaGGTgtggcacccatctccatttctatagcccttgggccacacacatttgtgcaagtcactacagcagggggctggtccgctggtagtgatgtgtgtttcaCTTCCACACTCTTTCcgaaatgctgagtgctaagcaaagaaagcagtatgtaccatttttgaagtctttggtatgacccggccggggttcgaactcacgacctaccgtgtgcaaggcgaacactctaccaacactctacgaacactctaccaactaggccattgcaccggcgcCTTCTGTGAGGAACTGCAAACGTAGAGACGTACCTTGTGGCTGATTGTTACCGACACCGTCGGTGGTTGTTATGTCATTCTGACCACCGCCAACCATTCTGACTTAAATCGTCATTTGACGAGGTCCTACTGAGAAGAGGGAAAGTAATTATAGATCTATAACATCGACGTACTTAATCACAAAAACACGGAAACCCAGGATTTCCAGCCGTAGATCTCACTAAAAATCCCCACGGCAAATATAGCCACATGTGAGATTACATCATCCTACATCTTATTGTCCAAAACAGCTAGCCCTGCATTTAGTTTCAACTACACAAAGCATCTCATAGTTTGACCTTATTCTTGTGGGAGAAGAACAACATATCAAGTGACAGAGGGGTCAGTGCAGTATAGTTATGTTTGCTAAGGCTTGagtttttgtaactttttacAAGTTTCTTTGAAGTCTAAAACAGACATAGAAATGGGATTGAGAGTATACCTGCAAACCCCTGTTTTTAAAGGTACTATCATAATAAGTGACAGTGTTACACACATGTTGACGGAATAGCCAAGAGCACTACCGTAGTACTAGCGGTCCTACAATGAATGTCAGCATTTCCAAGTATGGGCTGGTAAAGCTTTTTATCTTTCACAATAGTTTATGCGCTATAAGATTACCATATgatatttatatctatatataataCTAGAACGGAGCTTCTAAGTGTCAATAGAGGTACGAAGATTTAAAGTATGCCATGAGAACAATCTTGTTGTACTAGATACAGTGGCACCATTGTGGTAACGTTACTGCACGTTCGTACAGTACTCTTCAAAACCACCATTCTatccaaacacacaaaacaaaacaaaaactgtaaGCCTACCTGGCTCACACTTACATTAAAGACTGTGTAGTTACTGTACAGTGATGTGATCTGCGTTTTAAGAGGGAGGCGCGTGACACTAAAATTCTGACTGAAATTCTGATGTCTTCTGCACAAACATGACCTTCTAAAGTGGTAAATTCCCTCTTAGCAGCGAGCCAGCCTTTTACAGCAAAATTAGAGCTACATCCCACATGTTTATACACTCACCTGTGTCGAACGAAAGCCGTGCAAAAGAGTTGAACACTGTAAAAGTTGTATTCTACACTATTTCATGGTCGACTGGCTATTAAGAACAGACGTACAATATCGATGGGTCG
Protein-coding sequences here:
- the LOC136422471 gene encoding cilia- and flagella-associated protein 300-like, coding for MFEKQFQAYQKDDFVLDFLRDPKVTSTLLMPSKRGGLSAVGSEAASVTAKAVPCSILSMDFFDRLRADGLVHEDGRICGCFDEYVEGFTISDEIRKMLLMEESDHYDLYSDVEKEEFLFLLFRHVVLGGGCCQYEDSVDPYLTTVKTIYKQLLSVQKDPTTKALQVISNVFRVTALDEKGNTYYPSEEPDHPQNFCYLLVDPLKRHVTVFSHVYGGSPF
- the LOC136422472 gene encoding uncharacterized protein translates to MVEERNSYISKYNELHDSQIEIYTELTRVKEERDRYITESHRMKEEMGKIESVRWKGKDVSASKNFEVRRKMAELEENLKRAKDDVKYWREKSDGQSRESVKVKGHHEKTMKGLQKEVSDLQKKVERHQQQVQHLEEELDKNSDSKLMREKVQCELDLQRTREDLSRAEAEIKRKETDLNGKGRAISRLERKLQLTEHERTAADNMVRH